The genomic window ATTGCACCAACATTCCCAGCCGCACTCAATTACTTTTTCTCCGTCCGCGTGCGCTAGAGCATGTTTACGTGTGCGTGCGTATAGACTTTCTCAGAGAAGGCTCGAAGAGTAGTGGCGCGTTTAGCTCATGGATGTAGATTCTTCCATCTACCGACCCAGAGGAGGCGAACACCGTCCCAATAACCATCTCGTACGGTGTCCTCAAATTTTATTGGTTGGTTAACACCACTCACTTGATATTTTGTGAAGCCATGTGCTCAATTATTACCCCTACACTCTTCCCTATATAAACTTCAACATCCCTCCTCCGCCCTCTCTCCCTAACTGCTCAGCTCAACACCTGAAACCCTTCCCTCCCAGCCCTCCAACTCTTCAAAATTAACCAcccttccttcttctttcttcgtcAGTATGGCCTCTTCCTTCTCTGTCCATACTTTTTTCCTCCTTCCATTCCTTCTACtgttcttctgcttcttctttttcttaattttgcGCCAATTCCTTGTAAGGTTCATCTTGTCAGGTGATCGTTCGACTTGCTATCGTCCAAAAATGCACCCATTCATTGGATGTTTGATCTCCTTCTACAAAAACCAACACCGCCTGCTGGATTGGTACACCGAGCTCCTCACGGCATCGCCGACCCAGACGATCGTGCTGGAGAGACTCGGAGCTCGGCGCAACGTCGTCACGGCGAACCCCGACAACGTTGAGTACATGCTTAAGACCAACTTCGATAATTATCCCAAGGGCAAGCCGTTCACCGACATCCTCGGCGACCTCCTCGGTTGCGGCATCTTCAACGCCGACGGCGAGCTCTGGCACACGCAGCGCAAGCTCGCTAGCCATGAATTCAGCACCAGATCCCTCCGTGAGTTCGTCGTCAAAACTCTCGACAACGAGACCAATCACCGGCTACTGCCGATCCTCTCGTCGGCGTGCGCCGACCGCCGGACGGTCGACATGCAGGACTTGCTCCGCCGGTTCGCATTCGATACCATATGGAAAGTCACACTTGGGACCGATCCAGGCTTCCTCGATCCCTCTCTGCCCATGTCCGACCTCGCCGCCGCCTTCGAGGTTGCCTCCGGCATAAGTGCTCGCCGGGGGGCCGCCCTGGTCTCGGCGGTGTGGAAGGTCAAGCGAGCATTCGGTGTCGGCTCCGAAGGCCGGCTTCGAGCTTCCGTCAAGCTTATACATGAGTCGGTAATGGCGATAATTCGACGAAGAAAGGAAGAGGCCGCCGGTGACAAGAGGCCGGAGAGCAGCGACCTCTTGTCAAGGCTGATATCTGGTGGTCATAGCGATGAAGTGATCCGCGACATGGTCATCAGCTTCGTGATGGCCGGGAGGGACACGACGTCGGCCGCACTCACATGGTTCTTCTGGCTGATGTCGTGCCACCCGGAGATCGAACGAGAGGTGATCAAAGAAGTAAAGAATATCCACAAAAGTAGAGAATTAGATCGCTATCAGGAGCTGAAGGAGATGAAATTCTTGGAAGCTTGCTTGTGTGAGAGTATGAGGTTGTATCCGCCGGTGGCGTGGGACTCGAAGCATGCGGCGAGCAACGACATGCTGCCAGACGGGACGGAGGTGAG from Elaeis guineensis isolate ETL-2024a chromosome 9, EG11, whole genome shotgun sequence includes these protein-coding regions:
- the LOC140851436 gene encoding cytochrome P450 94B3-like, whose amino-acid sequence is MASSFSVHTFFLLPFLLLFFCFFFFLILRQFLVRFILSGDRSTCYRPKMHPFIGCLISFYKNQHRLLDWYTELLTASPTQTIVLERLGARRNVVTANPDNVEYMLKTNFDNYPKGKPFTDILGDLLGCGIFNADGELWHTQRKLASHEFSTRSLREFVVKTLDNETNHRLLPILSSACADRRTVDMQDLLRRFAFDTIWKVTLGTDPGFLDPSLPMSDLAAAFEVASGISARRGAALVSAVWKVKRAFGVGSEGRLRASVKLIHESVMAIIRRRKEEAAGDKRPESSDLLSRLISGGHSDEVIRDMVISFVMAGRDTTSAALTWFFWLMSCHPEIEREVIKEVKNIHKSRELDRYQELKEMKFLEACLCESMRLYPPVAWDSKHAASNDMLPDGTEVRRGDRVTYFPYGMGRMERLWGKEWKEFEPRRWMAAEGREVARVSAYKFAVFQGGPRVCLGKEMAFVQMKYVAAAVLRRFELRRAGGERRPPVLVPLMTAHMAGGLKMVVGGRREVD